The Lysobacter helvus nucleotide sequence GTATTGCCATCGTGGATGGCCTGGTTCATCTGGCGCATCGCGCGCGCCACGATGGCGTAGGCGACGACCTGCGCGACCATGGCGCCCAGGGACCACACGATGAACAGGTGCCAGCTTGCGTGCAGTGCAATGCTGAAGGCGAGCGTGCAGCTGAAGCCGAGCAGCGCACCGCCCAGCGACAGGGCCGCGGCGACGTTGCCTTCGCGGATCAGCATCCATTCGTCGAAGCGCGTGATGCGGGCATACAGCAACACGAAGACGGCCAGCATGGCGAGCGCCGACACCAGGTACGCCAGGTACGGCACCACCGCGTTCAAATCAGGCATCCCTGGCCTCTCCCCCGAAAGTCGGGGCCAGTATATCGAGTTGGCATGGCTGGTTGGCCCGGTGATCGGCACTCGATAAAGTAGCCGCCCGGCCCGGGGACGCGTGCCGAACTCCCCACCGGAACCTTGGCCCACGATGCGCGATCGCGCCCTCATCCTCTCCGTCCTGATCGTCGCGTCCTGCGGCCTTGGCTATGAACTGATCAGCAGCGCGCTCGCCAGCTACCTGCTCGGCGATTCGATCCTGCAGTTCTCGTCGGTGATCGGTTGCTACCTGTTCGCGATGGGCATCGGGTCGTGGGCGTCGCGCTACGTCGAGGACGACGACGTGCTGGATCGCTTCGTCGACCTGGAAATGCTGATCGGCCTGCTCGGCGGCGCGTCGGCCGCGATCCTCTTCATCATCTTCGCGTGGCTGTCCACACCGTTCCGCACGTCGCTGTACGTGATGGTCTTCCTGCTCGGCCTGATGGTGGGCATGGAGATCCCGCTGGTGATGCGCATCTTCAACCGGCGCCGCACCGAGTTCCGCGAACTCGTGAGCCGCGTGCTCGCCTTCGACTACCTCGGCGCGCTGGTGGTGTCGCTGGTGTTTCCGCTGGTGCTGGCGCCCTACCTCGGGTTGTTGCGCACCGCGTTCCTGTTCGGCCTGTCCAACACGTGCGTGGCGATGTGGACCGCGCTGGCGTTCCGCGACGAACTGACGCAACCGCGCCGGCAGATGATGCGCGGCGTGCTGGTGCTGGGCCTGCTGTGCACCGGGCTGGCGTTTTCCGGCCGCATGACGCAGTGGGCCGAGCGCGGCATCTACGGCGACGAGATCGTGCACGCGCAGTCCACGCCGTTCCAGCGCCTCGTGGTCACGCGCTGGCAGGACGACCTGCGCCTGTACATCAACGGCAACCTGCAGTTTTCCTCGCGCGACGAGTACCGCTACCACGAGGCGCTGGTGCATCCGGGCTTGCAGGCGTTGCCGGGCGTGCGCCGCGTGCTGGTGCTCGGTGGCGGCGACGGGCTGGCGGTGCGCGAGATCCTGAAGGTGAAGTCCGTCGAGCACGTGACGCTGGTGGACCTCGATCCTGCGATGACGGGCATGTTCTCCACGTCGCCCGCGCTGGTCGCGTTGAACCGCGGTTCGCTCAAGAACCCGCGCGTCACCGTGGTGAACAACGATGCCGGCCGGTGGCTGGAAGCCAACCGCGACATGTTCGACTTCATCGTCGTCGACT carries:
- a CDS encoding DUF350 domain-containing protein yields the protein MPDLNAVVPYLAYLVSALAMLAVFVLLYARITRFDEWMLIREGNVAAALSLGGALLGFSCTLAFSIALHASWHLFIVWSLGAMVAQVVAYAIVARAMRQMNQAIHDGNTAMGGLMGTISLGVGIVNAACLT
- a CDS encoding polyamine aminopropyltransferase yields the protein MRDRALILSVLIVASCGLGYELISSALASYLLGDSILQFSSVIGCYLFAMGIGSWASRYVEDDDVLDRFVDLEMLIGLLGGASAAILFIIFAWLSTPFRTSLYVMVFLLGLMVGMEIPLVMRIFNRRRTEFRELVSRVLAFDYLGALVVSLVFPLVLAPYLGLLRTAFLFGLSNTCVAMWTALAFRDELTQPRRQMMRGVLVLGLLCTGLAFSGRMTQWAERGIYGDEIVHAQSTPFQRLVVTRWQDDLRLYINGNLQFSSRDEYRYHEALVHPGLQALPGVRRVLVLGGGDGLAVREILKVKSVEHVTLVDLDPAMTGMFSTSPALVALNRGSLKNPRVTVVNNDAGRWLEANRDMFDFIVVDFPDPSNFGIGRLYSVPMFRLMARHLSANGYMVVQSTSPYFAPRSFWSIDATLREANLHTWAYHCDVPSFGDWGFILAGHRRDYTVPRTLSVPTRYLTTETMRELFVFPKDMQRLAMPPNRLDEQTLVRYFDEDWRRVIR